A DNA window from Amycolatopsis sp. DSM 110486 contains the following coding sequences:
- a CDS encoding DUF4232 domain-containing protein yields the protein MRVTTVATVVSFAALAVSLTACSGSTGGTASPDPLVARNATASATAPVTVPATTRAPSTSAKPPVQKATAAGTFHAELTLQPDQNVALLTLENRGKTTVTLKGWPKLRFLGADGSPLDFPIHDVEIPGAAIPVTLKPGTTAFAGVKWTLGDKADSDAFVASNFEATPPGTTGTTNIDLIGLDGQTVQVPQFPIKSVEVGTLQPAAQGVLVF from the coding sequence ATGCGCGTCACCACCGTGGCCACCGTCGTCTCCTTCGCCGCGCTCGCCGTGTCCCTCACCGCGTGCAGCGGCTCGACGGGTGGCACGGCCTCGCCCGACCCGCTCGTCGCCCGCAACGCCACGGCGTCGGCCACCGCGCCCGTCACGGTTCCGGCCACCACCCGAGCCCCTTCGACGTCCGCGAAACCGCCTGTCCAGAAGGCCACCGCGGCCGGGACGTTCCACGCGGAGCTCACCCTGCAGCCCGACCAGAACGTCGCCCTCCTGACGCTCGAGAACCGCGGCAAGACCACAGTGACGCTCAAGGGCTGGCCGAAGCTGCGGTTCCTCGGCGCCGACGGCTCGCCGCTCGACTTCCCGATCCACGACGTCGAGATCCCGGGCGCGGCCATCCCCGTCACCCTCAAGCCCGGCACGACCGCGTTCGCCGGCGTGAAGTGGACCCTCGGCGACAAGGCCGACTCCGACGCGTTCGTGGCCAGCAACTTCGAGGCGACCCCGCCCGGCACCACTGGAACCACGAACATCGACCTCATCGGCCTCGACGGCCAAACCGTTCAGGTGCCCCAGTTCCCGATCAAGTCCGTGGAGGTCGGCACGCTGCAGCCGGCCGCGCAGGGCGTGCTCGTGTTCTGA
- a CDS encoding TetR/AcrR family transcriptional regulator translates to MTASTTIPHREKLLREGMRRLYVHGFHGTTIDAILEGAGVPKGSFYHHFGSKEGFAKQVLARYVQFQLDQLGEWSGRADLTTPAVLSGYFRAMAGRFIASGHRDACLAGKLATELCAEHEAFRAQLAEDLSVWKGRIAELLRQGQRRGDVRADQPAEVLADAVLALLQGAFVVALASRDDASLASVGTALELLVAPPG, encoded by the coding sequence ATGACTGCGTCGACGACGATCCCGCACCGGGAGAAGCTGCTGCGCGAGGGCATGCGCCGGCTCTACGTCCACGGCTTCCACGGAACCACGATCGACGCGATCCTCGAGGGCGCCGGCGTGCCGAAGGGCTCGTTCTACCACCACTTCGGCTCGAAGGAAGGCTTCGCGAAGCAGGTGCTCGCGCGGTACGTGCAGTTCCAGCTCGATCAGCTCGGCGAGTGGAGCGGCCGCGCGGACCTGACCACACCCGCTGTGCTGTCGGGGTATTTCCGCGCGATGGCCGGCCGGTTCATCGCCTCCGGGCACCGGGACGCCTGCCTGGCGGGCAAGCTCGCCACGGAGCTGTGCGCGGAACACGAAGCGTTCCGCGCACAGCTGGCCGAGGACCTGAGTGTCTGGAAAGGACGGATCGCCGAGCTGCTGCGCCAAGGGCAGCGGCGCGGTGACGTGCGGGCGGACCAGCCGGCCGAGGTGCTCGCCGACGCCGTGCTCGCGTTGCTGCAAGGGGCTTTTGTCGTCGCGCTGGCTTCGCGCGACGACGCTTCGCTGGCGTCGGTGGGCACGGCGCTGGAACTCTTGGTCGCGCCGCCCGGCTGA
- a CDS encoding TetR/AcrR family transcriptional regulator translates to MNEEPVARTKRADARRNEESLLAAAAAVFVASGVDAPVRDIAAKAGVGMGTIYRHFPTRAELIVAVYRHQIEACVEAGPELLAAGPTPHAALGRWIELFVDFLVTKHGLAGAMQSDEAGFEALHSLFLERLMPVCAQLLTAAAEAGEIRADVEAYELMRGVGNLCIGAENDDRYDARRLVSLLVAGLHT, encoded by the coding sequence GTGAACGAGGAGCCCGTCGCGCGGACGAAGCGGGCGGACGCGCGGCGCAACGAGGAGTCGCTGCTGGCCGCGGCGGCCGCGGTGTTCGTCGCGTCCGGGGTCGACGCGCCGGTGCGCGACATCGCGGCGAAGGCCGGCGTCGGAATGGGCACGATCTACCGCCACTTCCCGACGCGGGCGGAGCTGATCGTCGCCGTGTACCGGCACCAGATCGAGGCGTGCGTCGAGGCCGGGCCTGAGCTGCTCGCGGCGGGCCCGACGCCGCACGCCGCGCTGGGGCGCTGGATCGAGCTGTTCGTCGACTTCCTTGTCACCAAGCACGGGCTGGCCGGTGCGATGCAGTCGGACGAGGCCGGGTTCGAGGCGTTGCACTCGTTGTTCCTCGAACGCCTGATGCCGGTGTGCGCGCAGCTGCTCACCGCGGCGGCCGAGGCCGGCGAGATCCGCGCCGACGTCGAGGCCTACGAGCTGATGCGCGGCGTCGGCAACCTCTGCATCGGCGCGGAGAACGACGACCGCTACGACGCGCGCCGCCTGGTCTCGCTGCTGGTCGCGGGGCTGCACACGTAG
- a CDS encoding GntR family transcriptional regulator gives MSLERHAAPLRQQVVRQLRGEILDGVRKPGERLVETALCEAYDVSRTVVREALRQLETESLITMRPNRGPIVTVLTPDDIEALYEVRQNLEGLAGEKFAQRASESDAEALVAQLDHMESTFLAGDVTTRGREKDEFYRLLLLGAHNPVLADQLRGIHSRISIFRHFAFVDDRRAELSLREVRAIVTAAAVHRDPAEARRACEEHIRLAGELAIVEYETRREGGTVAV, from the coding sequence ATGAGCCTCGAGCGGCACGCCGCTCCGCTGCGCCAGCAGGTCGTCCGGCAGCTGCGGGGCGAGATCCTGGACGGGGTGCGCAAACCGGGCGAACGGCTCGTCGAGACCGCGCTCTGCGAGGCGTACGACGTCTCCCGCACGGTCGTGCGCGAGGCGCTGCGCCAGCTGGAGACCGAAAGCCTGATCACCATGCGGCCCAACCGCGGGCCCATCGTCACGGTCCTGACTCCGGACGACATCGAAGCACTCTACGAGGTCCGCCAGAATCTGGAAGGGCTCGCGGGGGAAAAGTTCGCGCAGCGCGCGTCGGAGTCCGACGCCGAGGCGCTGGTGGCCCAGCTGGACCACATGGAGTCGACGTTCCTCGCAGGCGACGTGACCACGCGTGGCCGGGAGAAGGACGAGTTCTACCGGCTGCTGCTGCTCGGCGCGCACAACCCGGTGCTCGCCGACCAGCTGCGCGGGATCCACTCGCGGATCAGCATCTTCCGGCACTTCGCGTTCGTCGACGACCGGCGGGCGGAGCTGTCGCTGCGAGAGGTGCGGGCGATCGTCACCGCTGCCGCGGTGCACCGCGACCCGGCCGAGGCCCGGCGCGCCTGCGAGGAGCACATCCGCCTGGCCGGCGAGCTCGCGATCGTCGAGTACGAGACCCGGCGCGAAGGCGGCACGGTCGCGGTCTGA
- a CDS encoding sigma-54-dependent Fis family transcriptional regulator, with product MAHDDEVSRIQKAKDDFLATAAPERWHNVELMSSWQRSQLAIGTPENVIDVPHVREDLLDAHLLDMFQAPLARFSESLDGTGLAVLLADSSGRILQRWCHDTTAAAHLDRIGTSRGAVLAENAVGTNGVGTVAVTGKSVQIRGVEHFADLYRNAVCTGAPVLHPATGKLLAVVTVSCDVRPGTDFLRPLLRSVTTQLEQHVLDVEQPSARHTFNAFLSATRTQTAPVLAFGPEGLLIQNPQSGSLSTEDIGLIRELCEDGMRDGKHSVPLSRGTATISVTNLDPGNRIVVLLPREAGAPVARQAPAPERPRRDELAGHSADWLRTAREVAAHREAGTPLIVAGEPGAGKTSLALGTPFRPEAHARGGRIADAAEAHVCGASPWLQQVASRLTEAGPLVVRGVETLDAKVLAGLRSVVESTPARGPVVLTLAAADEAEAEAFALKLGIAHLWVPPLRERPQDISVLWHAFALAAAPGTGLVPSRETLELLRAYPWPGNVRELKSVFTQAVKSRGKGPVEPADLPRALQKAQTLTMIERMELEAIQRALQEAGGNRGKAAEILGISRATVYRKMKAYRLTA from the coding sequence GTGGCCCATGACGACGAAGTCAGCCGCATCCAGAAGGCGAAGGACGACTTCCTCGCCACGGCAGCACCCGAACGCTGGCACAACGTCGAGCTCATGAGCTCCTGGCAGCGTTCGCAGCTGGCCATCGGCACGCCGGAGAACGTCATCGACGTGCCCCACGTGCGGGAGGACCTGCTCGACGCGCACCTGCTCGACATGTTCCAGGCGCCGCTCGCGCGGTTCTCCGAGAGCCTCGACGGGACCGGTCTCGCGGTGCTGCTCGCCGACTCCAGCGGCCGGATCCTGCAGCGCTGGTGCCACGACACCACGGCGGCCGCGCACCTCGACCGCATCGGCACCTCGCGCGGCGCGGTGCTCGCCGAGAACGCGGTGGGCACGAACGGCGTGGGCACGGTGGCCGTCACCGGCAAGAGCGTGCAGATCCGCGGGGTCGAGCACTTCGCCGACCTCTACCGCAACGCCGTGTGCACCGGCGCGCCCGTGCTGCACCCGGCCACGGGCAAGCTCCTCGCGGTCGTCACGGTCTCGTGCGACGTCCGCCCGGGCACCGACTTCCTGCGGCCGCTGCTGCGATCGGTGACCACGCAGCTCGAACAGCACGTGCTCGACGTCGAGCAGCCCTCGGCCCGGCACACGTTCAACGCGTTCCTCAGCGCCACCCGCACGCAGACCGCGCCCGTGCTCGCGTTCGGCCCCGAAGGGCTGCTGATCCAAAACCCGCAGTCGGGCAGCCTGTCCACTGAGGACATCGGGCTCATCCGCGAGCTGTGCGAGGACGGGATGCGCGACGGCAAGCACTCCGTGCCGCTTTCGCGCGGCACGGCCACGATCTCCGTGACCAACCTCGACCCCGGCAACCGGATCGTGGTGCTGCTCCCCCGCGAGGCGGGCGCGCCGGTCGCGCGGCAGGCACCGGCACCGGAGCGCCCGCGGCGCGACGAGCTCGCCGGGCACTCCGCGGACTGGCTGCGGACCGCGCGCGAGGTGGCCGCGCACCGCGAGGCCGGCACCCCGCTGATCGTCGCGGGCGAGCCCGGGGCCGGGAAGACCTCGCTCGCGCTCGGCACCCCGTTCCGGCCCGAGGCGCACGCGCGCGGCGGCCGGATCGCCGACGCCGCCGAGGCGCACGTCTGCGGAGCCTCGCCGTGGCTGCAGCAGGTGGCGAGCCGCCTGACTGAAGCCGGGCCGCTGGTCGTCCGGGGCGTCGAGACGCTCGACGCGAAGGTCCTGGCGGGTCTGCGGTCGGTGGTGGAGTCGACGCCCGCGCGCGGGCCGGTGGTGCTCACGCTGGCCGCGGCAGACGAGGCCGAAGCCGAGGCCTTCGCGCTCAAACTCGGCATCGCGCACCTGTGGGTGCCGCCGCTTCGCGAGCGCCCGCAGGACATTTCCGTGCTGTGGCACGCCTTCGCGCTCGCGGCCGCGCCCGGCACGGGCCTCGTGCCGAGCCGCGAGACCCTCGAGCTGCTGCGCGCCTACCCGTGGCCCGGCAACGTCCGAGAGCTGAAGTCCGTGTTCACCCAGGCGGTCAAGAGCCGCGGCAAGGGCCCGGTCGAGCCGGCCGACCTGCCGCGGGCGCTGCAGAAGGCGCAGACGCTCACGATGATCGAGCGGATGGAGCTCGAGGCGATCCAGCGCGCACTGCAGGAGGCGGGCGGCAACCGCGGCAAGGCGGCCGAGATCCTCGGCATCTCGCGCGCCACGGTGTACCGCAAGATGAAGGCCTACCGGCTCACGGCGTGA
- a CDS encoding ABC transporter permease, which produces MTRHSSVNTVDTTPVDRVWTRLLSGRSAAIWVACVVLFAISPLVAPGSLGAAPILSMLPFAAVLAIAAAGQTLVVQQRGLDLSVPGMIALAAALGTGLPQNHGWPVSAAVAAGVLVPAVAGLINGLLVTVFRVMPLVVTLGMNAVLLGTVFAVANGTPAGAPEGLNQFALDRTAGVPNTALIAIVVVGVTGVVAQRSAFGHRLTAVGVSERAAAATGIRVPSHQLLAYGFAGVCYGLAGVLLAGYTKTPPLFLGDSYLLPTVAAVVLGGTALTGGLASVVASGAAALFLTQLGQLLRAVGWPDSTQLIAQSVVLVAVVLARELVPVFVRRLRRPDPALPAVM; this is translated from the coding sequence ATGACTCGACATTCGAGTGTGAACACTGTGGACACCACGCCCGTGGACCGGGTGTGGACGCGCCTGCTCAGCGGCCGGTCCGCAGCCATCTGGGTCGCGTGCGTCGTGCTCTTCGCGATCAGCCCGCTGGTGGCCCCGGGCAGCCTGGGCGCGGCGCCGATCCTGAGCATGCTCCCGTTCGCGGCGGTGCTCGCGATCGCCGCGGCGGGACAGACGCTCGTGGTGCAGCAGCGCGGCCTGGACCTGTCGGTGCCGGGGATGATCGCGCTGGCCGCCGCGCTCGGTACCGGGCTGCCGCAGAACCACGGCTGGCCGGTTTCCGCCGCCGTCGCGGCCGGGGTCCTGGTCCCGGCGGTGGCGGGCCTGATCAACGGCCTGCTGGTGACCGTCTTCCGCGTGATGCCGCTCGTCGTCACGCTCGGGATGAACGCCGTGCTGCTCGGCACGGTGTTCGCGGTGGCCAACGGCACGCCCGCCGGTGCCCCGGAGGGGCTGAACCAGTTCGCGCTCGACCGCACGGCGGGCGTGCCGAACACGGCGCTGATCGCGATCGTGGTCGTCGGCGTCACCGGTGTGGTCGCCCAGCGGTCGGCGTTCGGGCACCGGCTCACCGCCGTCGGGGTGAGCGAGCGCGCGGCCGCCGCCACCGGCATCCGCGTGCCCTCGCACCAGCTGCTCGCCTACGGGTTCGCCGGCGTCTGCTACGGGCTCGCGGGCGTGCTGCTGGCCGGCTACACGAAAACCCCGCCGCTGTTCCTCGGCGACTCGTACCTGCTGCCGACTGTCGCGGCGGTGGTGCTCGGCGGCACGGCGCTCACAGGCGGGCTCGCCAGCGTGGTCGCTTCCGGCGCCGCGGCGTTGTTCCTGACGCAGCTCGGCCAGCTGCTGCGCGCAGTCGGCTGGCCCGACTCGACGCAGCTGATCGCGCAGTCGGTGGTGCTGGTGGCGGTGGTGTTGGCGCGCGAGCTGGTGCCGGTGTTCGTGCGGCGGTTGCGTCGGCCGGATCCGGCGCTGCCGGCGGTGATGTGA
- a CDS encoding ATP-binding cassette domain-containing protein, producing the protein MTQFEVPVVGERAGEPAGTAGATAPAVLSLTSISKSFGPVRALSDVDLEIRAGEVHALVGENGAGKSTLMAVASGVLAPDAGTVVIGGERLTSASPQLARELGLGIVRQEPALLPDLTVAENMAVAVGYGRVGGLRRAPAWAQEQLDPWGMGIRARSRVAELSVEQRFVVEIAKALALGPKVLILDEPTEHLSVDEVQTLFDRVRECVRAGAAVVYISHRIPEVKLIADRITVLRDGAVRGTFAASEVDEQQIVERVIGRALETVFPPKGGGTGETGLLRVEGLSGADFADVALTVRPGEIVGLAGVQGNGQSSVLRALAGLEPATGTVTVAGRQVRLGSNAAAARAGAVYVPADRHGEGVFGPLAVGENTVLATLDEVTTAGLVSGRRVDAVARGEVERLGVKTPGVATPISALSGGNQQKVVLARAMLAKPRLLLAEEPTQGVDAGARVDIYRILREAADAGAAVLLLSSDGVELEGLCDRVLIMSRGSIVAELAGDEVSEAAITEAALTATTVRARVAARAGRWLTAHRWLRGDHTPAAVLTLVFLLLGLVVGAGSTSYFSEFNLYNLLFAAAPLILVGTAQHVVVLGAGIDLSVGPLVGLLVVIASFWVVAGGPAGIGYALMFGAALLVGVVNGLLVTRFRVNAVVATLATYMALQGVYLTLRSTPGGVFPDGVTAQISLRVGVLPVVTIGAVVLIVVLEWALRRTRWGVELRAAGSNRTAAEQLGVRVGRTQLLSYVASALLCFPAAVIVMAQIGIGDGRPSLTYTLSSITIVVLAGASVFGGRGSFLGVLAAALLVQQLVTASPFLGLSQAWSYWLPGLITLGAALLYARLRGGRSRA; encoded by the coding sequence GTGACGCAGTTCGAAGTTCCCGTCGTCGGTGAACGCGCCGGCGAGCCGGCCGGGACCGCCGGCGCGACCGCACCGGCGGTATTGAGCCTGACCTCGATCTCGAAGTCGTTCGGCCCCGTCCGGGCGCTGTCCGACGTGGACCTGGAGATCCGGGCCGGCGAGGTGCACGCCCTGGTCGGTGAGAACGGCGCGGGCAAGTCCACGCTGATGGCCGTCGCGTCGGGGGTCCTGGCCCCCGACGCGGGGACTGTGGTCATCGGCGGCGAGCGGCTCACGTCGGCCTCGCCCCAGCTCGCTCGCGAGCTCGGTCTCGGCATCGTGCGGCAGGAGCCGGCGCTGCTGCCGGACCTGACCGTCGCGGAGAACATGGCCGTGGCCGTCGGCTACGGGCGCGTCGGCGGTCTGCGGCGCGCCCCGGCGTGGGCGCAGGAGCAGCTCGACCCGTGGGGCATGGGCATCCGCGCCCGCAGCCGCGTGGCCGAGCTGAGCGTGGAGCAGCGGTTCGTGGTCGAGATCGCCAAGGCGCTCGCGCTCGGGCCGAAGGTGCTGATCCTCGACGAGCCGACCGAGCACCTCAGCGTCGACGAGGTGCAGACGCTCTTCGACCGCGTCCGCGAATGCGTGCGCGCCGGCGCGGCCGTCGTCTACATCTCCCACCGGATCCCCGAGGTGAAGCTCATCGCGGACCGGATCACGGTGTTGCGCGACGGAGCCGTGCGCGGCACGTTCGCGGCGTCCGAAGTGGACGAACAGCAGATCGTCGAGCGGGTGATCGGCCGGGCGCTGGAGACGGTGTTCCCGCCGAAGGGTGGCGGCACGGGGGAAACCGGGCTGCTGCGGGTCGAGGGACTGTCCGGCGCGGACTTCGCCGACGTGGCCTTGACCGTGCGCCCCGGCGAGATCGTCGGCCTCGCCGGCGTGCAGGGCAACGGCCAGAGCTCGGTGCTGCGCGCGCTGGCCGGGCTGGAGCCCGCCACCGGCACGGTCACGGTCGCCGGCCGGCAGGTGCGGCTCGGCAGCAACGCCGCGGCTGCGCGAGCCGGGGCGGTGTACGTGCCCGCCGACCGGCACGGCGAGGGGGTCTTCGGGCCGCTCGCCGTCGGGGAGAACACCGTGCTGGCGACGCTGGACGAGGTCACCACGGCCGGGCTGGTGTCCGGCCGGCGCGTCGACGCCGTCGCGCGCGGCGAGGTGGAGCGGCTCGGGGTGAAGACACCGGGCGTCGCCACGCCGATCTCCGCGCTGTCGGGCGGCAACCAGCAGAAAGTCGTGCTGGCGCGCGCGATGCTCGCGAAACCACGCCTGCTGCTGGCCGAGGAGCCCACGCAGGGTGTCGACGCCGGCGCCCGCGTGGACATCTACCGGATCCTGCGCGAAGCGGCCGACGCAGGCGCGGCGGTCTTACTGCTCTCCTCGGACGGCGTCGAGCTCGAAGGGCTCTGCGACCGCGTGCTCATCATGTCCCGCGGCTCGATCGTCGCGGAGCTGGCGGGCGACGAGGTCTCCGAAGCCGCGATCACGGAGGCAGCCCTGACCGCGACCACCGTCCGGGCGCGCGTCGCGGCGCGGGCCGGGCGGTGGCTCACGGCGCACCGGTGGCTGCGCGGCGACCACACGCCCGCCGCCGTGCTCACGCTCGTGTTCCTCCTGCTCGGCCTCGTGGTCGGGGCCGGGAGCACCAGCTACTTCTCCGAGTTCAACCTCTACAACCTGCTGTTCGCCGCGGCCCCGCTGATCCTGGTCGGGACCGCGCAGCACGTGGTCGTGCTCGGCGCCGGGATCGACCTGTCCGTCGGCCCGCTCGTCGGGCTCCTGGTGGTGATCGCGTCGTTCTGGGTCGTCGCCGGGGGACCGGCGGGCATCGGGTACGCGCTGATGTTCGGCGCCGCGCTGCTCGTGGGCGTGGTCAACGGCCTGCTCGTCACCAGGTTCCGGGTCAACGCGGTGGTGGCGACTTTGGCGACGTACATGGCGCTGCAAGGCGTGTACTTGACACTGCGCAGCACCCCGGGCGGGGTGTTCCCCGACGGCGTGACGGCCCAGATCTCGCTGCGCGTCGGGGTGCTGCCGGTGGTCACGATCGGCGCGGTGGTGCTGATCGTGGTCCTGGAGTGGGCGCTGCGGCGCACGCGCTGGGGCGTGGAGCTGCGGGCGGCCGGCTCGAACCGCACGGCGGCCGAGCAGCTCGGCGTCCGCGTCGGGCGCACACAGCTGCTGTCCTACGTGGCCTCGGCACTCCTGTGTTTCCCGGCGGCGGTGATCGTGATGGCGCAGATCGGCATCGGCGACGGGCGGCCCAGCCTCACCTACACTCTCTCGTCGATCACGATCGTCGTGCTCGCCGGGGCCAGCGTGTTCGGTGGGCGCGGGTCGTTCCTCGGCGTGCTGGCGGCGGCGCTGCTCGTGCAGCAGCTGGTCACGGCGTCGCCGTTCCTCGGGCTGTCGCAAGCCTGGTCGTACTGGCTGCCGGGACTGATCACGTTGGGTGCGGCCCTGCTCTACGCCCGGCTGCGCGGCGGAAGGAGCCGAGCATGA
- a CDS encoding substrate-binding domain-containing protein: MAIKKKTAVAAVSAALFLGGCATGAPTGQGGSEAGADNAALQQKVGVVGTQDQIQDVGKFCGTKPLTVAFADGFGGNSWRKITRKLFEEEAAKCPNIKKVLYTDAQGDTQKAISDLNSLVAQKVDVIVTFVDGGEALLPTIKKATAAGVKVVPFVGSPGGVPGKDYVDFVSEDIKTYGSALAEWTVNAMHGKGNLVMLGGIAGNSYSQGVYQGVLDAVKKHPDVKLLNTDGPVATDWEPGKTQQVVAGLITKYGTIDGIVSDYGGGSVGGVRAFIAANKPLPVWSANDSNEFGCLWYQYKDSQPGYQIATESSRNWIVNVALHKGLAAANGIADDEPSTYDLKIIEDSTDPAKQPKCEKSLPPDAILSSGLSVPDLQALFK, encoded by the coding sequence ATGGCGATCAAGAAGAAAACCGCGGTTGCGGCCGTTTCGGCCGCGCTGTTCCTGGGCGGCTGCGCCACGGGCGCTCCCACCGGCCAGGGCGGGAGCGAGGCCGGCGCGGACAACGCGGCCCTGCAGCAGAAAGTCGGGGTCGTCGGCACGCAGGACCAGATCCAGGACGTAGGCAAGTTCTGCGGCACGAAACCGCTCACCGTCGCGTTCGCCGATGGGTTCGGCGGCAATTCCTGGCGCAAGATCACGCGCAAGCTGTTCGAGGAAGAGGCCGCGAAGTGCCCGAACATCAAGAAGGTGCTTTACACCGACGCGCAGGGTGACACGCAGAAGGCCATTTCCGACCTCAATTCCCTCGTCGCGCAGAAGGTGGACGTGATCGTCACTTTCGTCGACGGCGGCGAGGCGCTGCTGCCGACGATCAAGAAGGCGACCGCGGCCGGGGTCAAGGTTGTGCCGTTCGTCGGTTCGCCCGGTGGGGTGCCTGGCAAGGACTACGTGGACTTCGTGTCCGAGGACATCAAGACCTACGGCTCCGCCCTCGCCGAGTGGACGGTGAACGCGATGCACGGCAAGGGGAACCTGGTGATGCTCGGCGGCATCGCCGGCAACTCCTACTCCCAGGGCGTGTACCAGGGCGTGCTCGACGCGGTGAAGAAGCACCCGGACGTGAAGCTGCTCAACACCGACGGCCCCGTCGCCACCGACTGGGAGCCGGGCAAGACCCAGCAGGTCGTGGCCGGGCTCATCACGAAGTACGGCACCATCGACGGGATTGTGTCGGACTACGGCGGCGGCTCGGTCGGCGGGGTGCGGGCGTTCATCGCGGCGAACAAGCCGCTGCCGGTGTGGTCGGCCAACGACTCCAACGAGTTCGGCTGCCTGTGGTACCAGTACAAGGACTCCCAGCCGGGCTACCAGATCGCCACGGAGTCCTCGCGCAACTGGATCGTCAACGTCGCCCTCCACAAGGGACTCGCCGCGGCCAACGGCATCGCCGACGACGAACCGTCCACTTACGACCTGAAGATCATCGAGGACTCGACCGATCCGGCCAAACAGCCGAAGTGCGAGAAGTCGCTGCCGCCGGACGCGATCCTCTCGTCCGGGCTGTCGGTGCCCGACCTGCAGGCGCTGTTCAAGTGA
- a CDS encoding 3-hydroxyacyl-CoA dehydrogenase produces the protein MTEDPVEPVAVIGTGAIGVGFLVLFALAGVPVRAWDADAAAYDRARAAVADRLALLGKHGLLPGKLAEIFYHEQLGEAVDGVALVQECAAEDVVVKRALFAELAARAGPDTVLASSSSALVPSSFGTGLGGRVLGAHPGNPPYLLPVVELIPASDTRADILARARAVYERAGMRPVLVRKEVEGFVFNRLQGALLREAYCLLRDGVADVEDIDEVVRSGLGPRWSVIGPFETVDLNTRGGIAAHAARMGPAYARMGAERGQDDPWTDELVALASEQRRALVPLDEWDARVSWRDERLMRLRAALRPRD, from the coding sequence GTGACCGAAGACCCCGTCGAACCGGTCGCGGTCATCGGCACGGGCGCGATCGGCGTCGGGTTCCTGGTGCTGTTTGCCCTGGCCGGGGTCCCGGTGCGGGCGTGGGACGCAGACGCGGCGGCCTACGACCGGGCCCGCGCGGCCGTGGCCGATCGGCTGGCGCTGCTCGGGAAACACGGCCTGCTGCCTGGGAAACTCGCGGAGATCTTCTACCACGAGCAGCTCGGCGAGGCCGTCGACGGCGTCGCGCTGGTGCAGGAATGCGCGGCCGAGGACGTGGTGGTGAAGCGCGCGTTGTTCGCCGAGCTGGCCGCTCGTGCCGGTCCGGACACGGTGCTCGCCAGTTCCAGCTCGGCGTTGGTCCCGAGCTCGTTCGGCACGGGCCTCGGCGGCCGGGTGCTCGGCGCACACCCGGGCAACCCGCCGTACCTGCTGCCGGTCGTCGAGCTGATCCCGGCGTCGGACACTCGCGCGGACATCCTGGCCCGCGCGCGGGCGGTGTACGAGCGGGCGGGGATGAGACCCGTGCTGGTGCGCAAGGAGGTCGAGGGCTTCGTCTTCAACCGCCTGCAGGGCGCGCTGCTGCGCGAGGCGTACTGCCTGCTGCGCGACGGCGTGGCCGACGTCGAGGACATCGACGAGGTGGTGCGCAGCGGGCTCGGTCCACGGTGGAGCGTGATCGGTCCGTTCGAGACCGTCGACCTCAACACCCGCGGCGGCATCGCCGCGCATGCCGCGCGGATGGGCCCCGCCTACGCGCGGATGGGCGCGGAACGCGGGCAGGACGATCCGTGGACCGACGAACTCGTCGCGCTCGCGAGCGAGCAGCGCAGAGCCCTCGTGCCGCTGGACGAGTGGGACGCCCGCGTGAGCTGGCGCGACGAGCGGTTGATGCGGCTGCGCGCCGCCTTGAGACCGCGCGACTGA